One Polaribacter reichenbachii genomic window, ATTGCAGTTTCTTTAAATAGTATGGGTAATATTTACCTGCTTTTAAAACAGTATGATTTGGCCATTGAGCGTTTTAAAAAATCTCAAGAAATAGAAAAAAGTATCAATAACGAGCTTGGTTTGGCTATTAATTATCAAAACATTGGTTATGCAAAAGATGCTCAAGGTAAAACTGAAGAGGCTTTAAGTTATTTTCAAAAATCTTTAGCTATAAATAACAAGGTTAACAACACATTTGGGCAAATTATTTGTAAAAGTAGTATTGCAAATATGTACATAAAACAAGGCAACCCAAACAAAGCTATTGAGTTATTAAAAGTAAATCTAGTAACCGCAGAAAAACTAGGAAACAAGAAATATTTATCTTACGAATATTTAAATTTAGGATGGGCTCAATCCAAATTAGGGTTATATTCTAAGGCAGAAAAAAACTTAAATATAGGTTTAAATATTGCCAAAGAATATAACCTTTCTTCTTCTTTATCTTATGCTTACAGCCACCTTTCTGAACTTTATGAAAGTAAAAACGATTACGAAACTGCTTTAAAATTTTATAAACTATCAGACGAGTTTGAGAAAAAGATTTCTAACGAAAGAACCATTCAATACGTTAACGATTTAATTATAAAATACGACAGTGAAAGACAAGATAACGAAATTAAAAACCTTGCCAAACAAAATGAAATTGCACAATTACAACTAATAAAAAACAGAAATATTTGGGTTATTGTTTTGGGTAGTTTTATATCTGTAATTAGTATTCTATATTTTTTATACAGACAGCGCTTATTACAAAATCAAAAAAGGATTTTAACCTTAGAACAAGATGTTTTACGCACACAAATGAATCCACATTTTATCTTTAATGCTTTAAATTCTATTAAGCATTATATTATAAATAACGAACAAAAGAATGCTGTACGTTACTTAAATAAGTTTTCGAAATTGGTGCGTAAAATACTTGAATCATCAACCTTAAAAGAGGTTTCTTTACAAGAAGAATTAGAAACAATGGATTTGTATATGAACATAGAAAACATCCGTTTTTCTAATGAAATAGATTATACTATAAACGTTGATGAAAGTTTAAATTTATCAAAAATAAAAGTACCTCCTTTAGTTTTACAACCCTTTTTAGAAAATGCTTTATGGCATGGATTATCATCTAAAAAAGGAGATAAAAAAATAATTCTATCCGTTTTTAAACCTTCGGATGATTTTATTCAGATTGATATTGAAGATAATGGAATTGGTAGAACAGCTTCTGCCAAAATAAAATCTGAGAAAGTTATCAATAGAAAATCGATAGGAATTGATTTAACCAAAGAACGCTTACAAAACTTTATTAAAGATTTTCAAAACCCTTTTAGCCTTATTTTTGATGATTTATTCGATGATAAGAAAAACCCAAAAGGAACCAAAGTTGCTCTGAAAATACCAATAAGTTAAAATGTATGAGTCTATTTTTTCAAGATTTTTCCTCTTGGCTACAAGGGATGCTTTTTATTTTAATTATTTACCATACAACCTCTTACTTTTTTACAAAAGATAAGAGTTTTGCTATTTATGCAGCTTATTTATTATTGGTAACTATTTATTTAATTCCTAAAACAGCCAACGATACTTCGCTTTATTTAGCCGAAAAATTCAACTATTTTTTTAATGCTTTTAACTGGATTATTCAGATTTGGTATTGGATGTTATATAGTTGGTTTTGTATAAATTTCTTAAACCTAAAAGAAAAAGATATCCGTTTAGCTGTACAAATAATGCTTTATATTTTAGTAACAACTGTTTTTTGTACGCTATTTTTTATTGTTGATTATTTCTTGCTTCATCAACAATATATGACTCGTTTTTTCTTGTTTGTTTATACCCCTATTTCCTTAATCATTATTTCTTTTTTTATAAAAGCCATTTATAAATTTAAAGACAAAATCAATAAATTCTTTATAATTGGTTTAGTTTTCTTTTTAGGATTTTCGGTAATAGCACTATGTTTATCTTTCGTAGAAAATTATCCTTTTACAAACATAGATCCTATTGGTTTTTTTAAGATTGGTGTTTTATTAGAGGCTATTATCTTATCTATTGGTTTGGCTTATAAGTATCATAATTACAGAAAAGAAAGAGATAATTATAATGCTTTATTAATTGCCGAACTTCAAAAAAATGATGCTTTAAAAGATCAATTAAACGAAAAATTATCAGAAAAAGTAGAGAATCATAAATTAGCCGAAGTTCAAGCTTTGTACGAAAAACAGATTAATGAACTTAAATTAACCAGTTTACTGAGTCAAATGAATCCGCATTTTATATTTAATGCCTTAAACTCAATTAAACTTTATATAATTAATCATGAACCTAAAATAGCTGCTTATTATTTAAACAAATTTTCTAAACTAATTCGTAAAATTTTAGAAGCTTCTACCACCAAACAAGTTACACTACAAGAAGAATTAGAAACTATGGATTTATATATGACCATAGAAAATATTCGTTTTTCTAACGAAATAGATTTTAATATAAATGTAAACGAAATTATAGATCTTAAAGCAATACAAATACCGCCATTAGTTTTACAGCCTTTTTTAGAAAATGCGCTTTGGCACGGATTATCTTCTAAAAAAAAGAATAAAAAAATTTCAGTTTCTATAGTAAAGAAAACAAAAAAACATATTCAAATAATTATAGAAGATAATGGTATTGGACGAAAAGCATCTGCTAAAATTAAAGCAGAAAAATCGATAAATAGAAAATCGATTGGAATAAATTTAACTAAAGATCGTTTCACAAATTTTGTAAAAAACCTACAAAACGATTATACCATTATTTATGAAGATTTAAAAGATAAGAACAATAAACCACTAGGTACTAAAGTAATTATAGAACTGCCTTTACTTTAAATGTTTGGCAGCTACTTTTTCTAATTCATCGTACCAATTTTGCCCAAACTTTCTAATTAAAGCCTGTTTTACAAACTTATAAATTGGCACTTGTAATTCTTTACCTAAAGTACAAGCATCATCACAAATTTCCCATTTATGATAATTAACTGCAGAAAACTCGCTGTAATCTTTAACTCTTACTGGGTATAAATGACAAGAAACTGGCTTTTTCCAACCAATTTCTCCTTGATTATAGGCTTCTTCTATAGCACAAAGCGCTGTATTTTTTTCATCAAAAATAACATAAGCACAATCTGCACCATTAATTAAAGGTGTTTCTAATTCATCCCATTCACTGGTAGTCCAGGTTCCTTGTTTCTCAATTGCCTCTATACCTTCTTTTCTTAAAAAGGGTTTTACCTTCGGATAAATTTCGTCTAAAATTTGGGTTTCCTCCTTTTCTAAAGGAGCTCCAGCTTCTCCATCTACACAGCAAGCACCCTTACAGGCAGATAAGTTGCAGACAAAATCTTTTTCTATAATATCTTCTGAAACAATTGTTTTTCCTAGTTGAAACATATCAGCAAAAATAAGTATATTTTTTTCTGTTTTATTCTGATTTAATAAAATTTAGTTAACTAGTTTTGCAAAAAATTTAAAAATAAAATGGGTTTCGATTTTAAAGAGATTATAACTGCTTTTATGGTATTATTTGCAGTTATAGATATTATTGGAAACATACCAATAATCATAGATTTACGTAAAAAAGTTGGTCATATTCAATCTGAAAAAGCATCTATAATTGCTGGTTTTATTATGATTGTTTTTCTATTTGTAGGGCAAAGTTTATTAAGTTTAATAGGTATAGACGTAAACTCTTTTGCTGTTGCAGGTGCTTTTGTACTATTTTTTATTGCTTTAGAAATGGTTTTAGGAATTACCTTATATAAAGACGATGATAATAACCCTTCTTTAACAGCTACCGTTTTTCCGTTAGCATTTCCTTTAATTGCTGGACCAGGTAGTTTAACAACTTTATTATCTTTAAGAGCTGAATTTGCCATAGAAAATATTATTGTTGCTGTGGTTTTAAACATTATTTTTCTTTATATTGTCTTAAAAACTTCAACTAAAATAGAACGTTTGTTGGGTGCAGGTGGTATTCAAATAATTCGTAAAGTTTTTGGAGTAATTTTATTAGCAATTTCTGTAAAACTATTTGCTCAAAATATTAAAATGTTATTTATATAAGATGATTTTAGATTGTTTAATTATTGGTGGCGGTGTTTCTGGTATGCAATGTGCTTTGGTTTTAGGCTCTGCAAAAGACAAACCTTATACTACTAATAAAAAAATAAGTATTATTATGCATCAAAAAGCTTCTCATTTAGAGAATGCCCTTTTTAATAACGTTTTAGGTTTATCGCCCAAAACATTAGGTAAAGATATTTTGGTTGATGGTAAAGCACAACTAACATCATTATACCCACATATAAATCAACTAGAAAACGAAAAAGTAATTTCTATTGATAAAAATAACGACACCTATATTATAACTACAAACAAAGAGGTGCATTATGCTAAAATAGTAGTTTTAGCATTAAACTATTCTAAGCCATTTACTATTAAAGGTTTGGATGATTTTTTAATTCCGCATAAAAAAGCAAATCCTGAAAAAGACCGAATTCAGCTAAAAAACAAGGACCATTGTATTAAAGAAGGATTATATTGCTGTGGTACAATTGCTGGTCATAGAAGTCAATTTGCAATTGCTTCTGGTAGTGGTGCATCTGTTGCAACCGATATTCTTACAATCTGGAATAATGGCAATCACGCCAAAGTCCATGACAAAAGTATGATGTAAATCATATTTTAAACCTTGGTTTATTTATAATTTTACAATCAGAAATCAAATAACTGAGAATTTGATAATTTTCTGAAAATAAAATTTAATAAATTAAAAAAGGTTTAAGATGGAAATCAAAAAAAACCCACGTAAAGAGCTAGAAAATTTTAGTAAAATTTTCTTCCAAATAGGAATTGTACTTTCATTATTTATCATTTATGCTTTTATGGAGCATAAAACTTACGAGAAAAACTATGACGAATTAGGCCAAGTAGTTATGGTTGAAGAAATGAAGGAAGATATACCTATTGTACAAATTCAAAAACCAACACCTCCGCCAAAAAACATCCCGAAAGTTGTAGAAATTATTAAGATTGTAGAAGATGATGAAAAAATAGAGGAAACCATTATAGAATCTACAGAAACAGATGAATCTGAATCTGTTGTGGTAATTGATACTGATGATATAGAAGAGGTTCATGAAGCTGAAGAAGTTATAGAAGATATACCTTTTATGCTTATCGAAGATGTGCCTGTTTACCCTGGTTGTAAAGGAAATAACGAAAAGTTAAAAAAATGCTTTACAAAAGGAGTTACAAAACACTTTAGCAAAAAGTTTGATGTAAATTTAGCTACAGAGTTAGGTTTAAGTAAAGGTAAAAAACGTTTATATGTTCTTTTTACTATTGGTAAAAGTGGTAAAATTGTAAATGTAAAAACAAGAGGACCACACCCTGTTCTAGAATCTGAAGTAACAGAAATTATAGAAGGTTTACCAAAAATGATTCCTGGTAAGCAAAGAGGTGTACCTGTAAGAGTAAGTTTTAGTATACCAATAACCTTTGAAGTAAGATAATAATTAAAGAAAAGTGATAAGTCTAAAGTTAGATTTATCACTTTTTTTTTAAAATAGGGAAATTACCTATTGGGTAATTTTACCTTCTCAAATATATTTGTGATATAGATATTATTATATATTTCCCCTTACATATATGCAGAAAGCTAAACTCTCCCCCCAACGTTTAGCTTTTTTCTTGCTTTAAACTTTCGGGTATAAAAAACACTTTTTAACGTCTTTATTTAAAAATAAGAAAATCACCTATTAAATGTAACGTCTTAATTAAATATATTTGTAGTGTAAGATCTTAATAACTAAGATAATATTTTAACTTTAAATTCATCCCCCCATGAAAAAAGCACAAGACAATATCCAAACCCCTTTCAATAGAATCGACTCTATTACAACTACCTTTAGTTTAATCTTTTTTATAACCAGTATCGTTTTTTTTATAGAATCTTTTATCTAAGATTTTAAATTATAAAAAATTAATACTGTAAATCAGATTAAAGAATAGTTATTCTCATAATTAAACTTTTTTATTTAAAGACCCCGATCCCTATTTTAAATTAAAAAACCCTAAAAGTATAATTAGCAATAATATGAAGATTCCCTATTTAATAATTTCCGTTTCTTAAATATGTTTACAGTATTATATTAAGTTCCCCTAAACTTATTACTTAAAGCTAAACTTTTCCCCCAAGAGTTTAGCTTTTTTGCGTTAAAAAAGTTCGTTGTAAACAGAAAAATAGTGTAATAATTAATAAATTAATTTCTGGCAGAAATTAATGTTCAGCTCTAATAGTTTCAATTAAACTATCAAAATCATTCGCTTTATCAAAAAAAGCATAAGCTCCATATTTTAAACAAACTCCTTTTAAGTGTGTGTTTGTTGAAAAAACTAAAACTTTATTATTAGATTCTTTATCTCGAAGTATTTTTAATAACTCTAGTCCATTACCATCTGGCAAACTTAAATCTAGTATAATTAATTTAAATTCAGTTTCGTTTACTAAATTAATTGCTTCTTGCAAAGACGTTGCTAAATGAAGATTTTCTATACCAATTATTTGTTTTGTAGCATCGACAATACTTTTACCAATTAAGGTATTGTCTTCTACAATTAATAAATTTTTTAGTTTTGATTTCAAAATAAATTAGGCTAATAAAAAGGATAAATTAATTTACGAAAATAAGCAGATTGCAGAGATATTTTCCTAGGGGAGTTGCTTATTTTTTATAACACTAGACTTATAAAAATTAGTTTTTAGTTTTTATAGTTTCTATAAGTTTATCAAAATCATTTGCTTTATCAAAAAAAGCAAATGCACCATATTTTAAACAAATTCTTTTTAATTCTGTGCTCATAGAAAAAATAAAAACTTTTGTCTCTATATGTTTTTCTTTAAGTAGTTTTAATAATTCTAAACCATTACCATCTGGCAACTTTAAATCTAAAATTATAAATTCAAATTTATTCTCATTGATATAAGAAATGGCTTTCTGTAAAGTTTCTGTTAAAAAAATGTCTCCAATACAGCTAAATTCTCTAGTAGCATTAAATATCTTTTTTTTAATAAAAAAATTGTCTTCTACGATTAATAAGTTATTGAGTTCAGAATTCAAAAGCATAGTTTTGATAGTTTGGCTATTGCTAAATTAATCAATAATAATAGTAATTACCATAAGCAAGATGCTTAACATTACAACTATAGTTCTAAAGAAGTGAGTCCTTTTTGAATCGCATATTTAGTAAGTTCTGGTATGGTATAGAGATCTATTTTTTTCATAATATTATTTCTATGTACATCAACTGTTTTTGAGCTTAAAAACAATTTTTCGCCTATTATTTTAGATGATTTACCTTCTGCTATTAACTGCAAAACTTCTTTTTCTCTAGTGCTTAAAGGTTCTTTTTCTATGCCTTCTCCTTTTTTAAACAAGTTTAAAAAATCTTGATTTACACCTTTAGAAAGGTATCTTTTATGTTGCATTACTGTAGTTATCGCAGTAATTAACTCGTCAGAATCACCATCTTTTAATAAATAACCAAATGCACCCGCTTTAAACATTCCACGAATAAACTGTTTACTAGAATGCATAGAAAGCCCAATTATTTTAATTTCTGGAGAGCTTTTAAGAATTTGTCTTGCTGCCTCTACCCCATTTAAATCTGGCATAGAAACATCCATAATAATTACATCTGGAGTAATCTTAGTACATAATTTTACAACTTCTCTTCCGTTTGAAGCTTCTGCTATAATTTGCATATTAGATCTTTGCTCAATAATGTTTTTTAAGCCATCTCTTAGCAACTTATGATCATCAGCTAAAATTATTTTAATTTCTTTTAAATTACTCAATTTGATATGGGTATAAAAATTTTAACTGTAGTTCCTTTATTAATTATTGATGAAATATTAATTTCTCCTTTTATGTTTTTAATACGCTCTTGAACCGTAAACAAGCCAAAACCAGATCCTTTTTCATCTTTAGTATAATGATTATTTAGTTTTTCTGTATTAAAACCTATTCCATTATCTCTAATAATAATATCTACTCCTAATTCAGTTTTATTAAGATCTATGGTTATTAGTGTTGCTTGTGCGTACTTTATAATGTTATTAAGTAGCTCTTGTACACTTCTATAAAGTAATATAGATTGCACATCATCGAGTATAATTTTGTCTATATTCTCGTTAATTTGACCTTTTATTTTGTGCTTTGTTTCGATACTTTCTAATAACCAATAAAGTGCTTCTATAATACCTAGTTGATAAAGTATTGGTGGTGAAAGTTCTGATGTTATGTTACGGCTATTTACCAAAGCATCAGATATATGTTCATAAATAAAACCTAATTCTTCATCGATAGTTTGTAATTCTGGTAGTTTTCTTAACTCTTTAATTTTCATATTAGAAATTACCAAAGATTGACTTAAATGATCGTGAATGTTAGATGCTATTTCTTTCTTTTGTTTTTCTTCTATTAAAGTAATTTCTGTAGTTAATTTTTGTAATGATTCTTGATATCTTTCAATTTTTTGCTGAGCAAATATTTTTTCTGTTACGTCTCTAGAAGATGTTAAAATAAAATCTATTTTATTATCTAGATATATAACAGATATAGAACACTCTATCCAGATACTATACCCTTTTTTATGCATTGCTCTACAGAAAAAAGTGTCGTTTGGTGTTAATTTAAGAACTCTTTTTTCTATTGATTCTCTAAAATAGTTAACATCATCTTTATGAATTATGTTAAAACCAAGAGTTTCTATAAGTTCTGGTTCGTTATAACCTAATATACTTTTTATAGAAGGACTTATATATTTAAAAGTACTATCTAACTTATGTAGGCAAATAAGATCGTTAGAATTGTCTGTTAATAAACGATACATTTTTTCTGCTCTGGCTATGTTATCTCTAATTTTCTTTTGTTCTGTAACATCTTGGGCTGTACCATAACAACCTATAACATTGTAGTTTTTATCTTTAATTGGTTTACCTCTAGATATTATGTGCCTTAAATTACCTTTTGCTGTATAGATGTCTAATTCTAATTTATACGGCTTTTCATACTGTAAACAATTGGCAACACCTTCTTCCATTTTTAGAAAGCTTTCTGCTGTATAGAGTTTTTTATGTTGGTCATAATTAGGTGCTGCAGATCCAGCTGGCATTTCAAAAATATTTAGCAGTTCCTCAGACCATACTACCTTACCTGTAGCTGCAATATATTCCCAACTACCTAGATGCGCTAATGCTTGTGCTTCGTTTAAAACTTTATTTAATTTATTTAGTTTTTCATTTTGTTCATCTAGCTTAATCTGCCTTGTTTTTTGCTCTGTAATATCTTGAAATACACCTATTAAACTTGTAATCTCTCCTTCTTTATTAATTCTTGGATATCCAATAGAATGAACCCATAACAACTGATTTTTTTTATTTCTAAATCTTAAAACAAGATCAAATTTTTTCTTTTGTGCTATACTTTCTTGAATTGCTTTTGCTAACAATTTATCAGAACCATCAATATAAAAAGCGACACACTCTTCAAAAGGTGGAACCTTGCCAACAGGGAGTCCATGAATTGCAAAAACCTCATCAGACCAACGTATTTCTTGAGAAGGTAATTTTAACTCCCAACCACCTACTTTAGCTAATCTACCAGATTCATTTAAAAGAAATTCGTTTCTTTCTATTTCTTTTAGTGCTTTTTTAGTTTCTGCTTCGCTTTGTTTTAAATTATTTTCTATAAGTTTTTGTTTGGTAACATCGCTCATAACTACTAAAGCGCCTAATGTTTTACCCTTTGAATCTGAAAAAGAAGTTCCATTACAAACAACAGTTCTTGGTTCTTGATTTTTACTTTTAATTACTATTTCTCGATTATAAATTTTCTCTCCTTTAAAAGCTCGTATTAATGGTATTTCTTCTGTTTTTAACATACTTTTTCCATCAGTTTCATACAAACCATAATAAGATGCCCAGTTTTCTTGTGGCGTATTCATAACATCAATACCATGCCAATCTTTAGCTATTTTATTAAATAATACTAACTTACCTTCTGAATTACATGCAATTATACCTGCAGGCAAATTCTCTGTCATTGCTGTTATAAATTCATTCTTTTCTTGCAGTTCGTACTGAGCTTGTTTTATTTTTGTAATGTCTTCAATAATGCTTAACGCATATTTTTCATTACTAATTTTTATAATTTGTGATGATGTTTTCCAAACTCTTACTTCTCCTGATTTAGTAGTAAATTCACTCTCAAAATTATTTATTTTACCCTTTTCTTTTAATTTATCGAAGTATTTCTTTCGTTGATCTGGTGATTTCCAAATGTCATTAGGGCTAAAATTATTACCCAAAAACTCTTCTATTGAATAACCTGTTGCTTTTAATACAGTTTCGTTTGCATCTGTAATTTTATAATCTCTTAAGCGAGTTAGAATTATTAGGTTAGGGCTGCTTTTAAAGATATTATAAAACTTCTCTTCGTTTTCTATTAGCTTTAATTCTGTATGTTTTTTTTCAGTAATATCTTGCAACACACCTCTTTTTCCAATAATTTTGTTATCTAAATTATAAATAGGTTGTGCAACATTACGTATCCAAATTATTTTATTTTTTAAATTAACTAACTTGAGCTCTATATCATAAGATTCTCCATTAGTATTAAGGGCTAAATTGACTTTCTTTAATTTTTCTTGAGATTTTGCATCTAATTTACTTAATATATCTACTTTAGATGGTGTGGGTTCTTTTGGGTTAGAACCATAAATATGATGAATGTATTCTGACCAAGTGTATTCTTCTGAATCGTTAATATATTCCCAATAACCAATCTTAGCCAATTCACTTGCCTCATTTAAAGAATTTTCTTTTTCTTCTAAAAGTTTTAAAGATTCTTCAATTTTTTGCTTGTCAATTACTCTTTGAGATACCTCTCTAATAGAAGTAACAAAATAGTTAATTTCATCATCTTTATAAACCGGAGTTGACAAAAATTCTAACCAAATATAATGCCCTTCTTTATGAAGAAATCTAGAAGTTATAGGTAAACTCTTAATTGTACTTTGAACTAAA contains:
- a CDS encoding sensor histidine kinase encodes the protein MSLFFQDFSSWLQGMLFILIIYHTTSYFFTKDKSFAIYAAYLLLVTIYLIPKTANDTSLYLAEKFNYFFNAFNWIIQIWYWMLYSWFCINFLNLKEKDIRLAVQIMLYILVTTVFCTLFFIVDYFLLHQQYMTRFFLFVYTPISLIIISFFIKAIYKFKDKINKFFIIGLVFFLGFSVIALCLSFVENYPFTNIDPIGFFKIGVLLEAIILSIGLAYKYHNYRKERDNYNALLIAELQKNDALKDQLNEKLSEKVENHKLAEVQALYEKQINELKLTSLLSQMNPHFIFNALNSIKLYIINHEPKIAAYYLNKFSKLIRKILEASTTKQVTLQEELETMDLYMTIENIRFSNEIDFNINVNEIIDLKAIQIPPLVLQPFLENALWHGLSSKKKNKKISVSIVKKTKKHIQIIIEDNGIGRKASAKIKAEKSINRKSIGINLTKDRFTNFVKNLQNDYTIIYEDLKDKNNKPLGTKVIIELPLL
- a CDS encoding DUF3109 family protein, encoding MFQLGKTIVSEDIIEKDFVCNLSACKGACCVDGEAGAPLEKEETQILDEIYPKVKPFLRKEGIEAIEKQGTWTTSEWDELETPLINGADCAYVIFDEKNTALCAIEEAYNQGEIGWKKPVSCHLYPVRVKDYSEFSAVNYHKWEICDDACTLGKELQVPIYKFVKQALIRKFGQNWYDELEKVAAKHLK
- a CDS encoding energy transducer TonB encodes the protein MEIKKNPRKELENFSKIFFQIGIVLSLFIIYAFMEHKTYEKNYDELGQVVMVEEMKEDIPIVQIQKPTPPPKNIPKVVEIIKIVEDDEKIEETIIESTETDESESVVVIDTDDIEEVHEAEEVIEDIPFMLIEDVPVYPGCKGNNEKLKKCFTKGVTKHFSKKFDVNLATELGLSKGKKRLYVLFTIGKSGKIVNVKTRGPHPVLESEVTEIIEGLPKMIPGKQRGVPVRVSFSIPITFEVR
- a CDS encoding response regulator, giving the protein MLLNSELNNLLIVEDNFFIKKKIFNATREFSCIGDIFLTETLQKAISYINENKFEFIILDLKLPDGNGLELLKLLKEKHIETKVFIFSMSTELKRICLKYGAFAFFDKANDFDKLIETIKTKN
- a CDS encoding MarC family protein, with translation MGFDFKEIITAFMVLFAVIDIIGNIPIIIDLRKKVGHIQSEKASIIAGFIMIVFLFVGQSLLSLIGIDVNSFAVAGAFVLFFIALEMVLGITLYKDDDNNPSLTATVFPLAFPLIAGPGSLTTLLSLRAEFAIENIIVAVVLNIIFLYIVLKTSTKIERLLGAGGIQIIRKVFGVILLAISVKLFAQNIKMLFI
- a CDS encoding PAS domain S-box protein, whose protein sequence is MNYTQIGILFFQASLIAFIILLLFRLRKRLGIGILFACLGLLQFLQVILSSAVYISITKNLIVSPGSAVLFTATLFALLIIYIKEDTTETKKIIYALLVTNVLISVYLQVFGWSLGDTENNIANVNITFFDTNAWALFIGTILLFIDSLLIITIFEFISKKIRFLFLQISITMLIVLSFDSISFTLLIFWNSESLNQILISGIVSKAVFALFYSVLFYVYLRYFELKSSPIKGVKIKDVFQPLTYKQKYESVAVGIKKAEEMYRLLADNSNDIICLQETDYSIKYISPSLNRILGYDSSYFTENTFFDIVHSDDLNDFKKAKDQNLVQSTIKSLPITSRFLHKEGHYIWLEFLSTPVYKDDEINYFVTSIREVSQRVIDKQKIEESLKLLEEKENSLNEASELAKIGYWEYINDSEEYTWSEYIHHIYGSNPKEPTPSKVDILSKLDAKSQEKLKKVNLALNTNGESYDIELKLVNLKNKIIWIRNVAQPIYNLDNKIIGKRGVLQDITEKKHTELKLIENEEKFYNIFKSSPNLIILTRLRDYKITDANETVLKATGYSIEEFLGNNFSPNDIWKSPDQRKKYFDKLKEKGKINNFESEFTTKSGEVRVWKTSSQIIKISNEKYALSIIEDITKIKQAQYELQEKNEFITAMTENLPAGIIACNSEGKLVLFNKIAKDWHGIDVMNTPQENWASYYGLYETDGKSMLKTEEIPLIRAFKGEKIYNREIVIKSKNQEPRTVVCNGTSFSDSKGKTLGALVVMSDVTKQKLIENNLKQSEAETKKALKEIERNEFLLNESGRLAKVGGWELKLPSQEIRWSDEVFAIHGLPVGKVPPFEECVAFYIDGSDKLLAKAIQESIAQKKKFDLVLRFRNKKNQLLWVHSIGYPRINKEGEITSLIGVFQDITEQKTRQIKLDEQNEKLNKLNKVLNEAQALAHLGSWEYIAATGKVVWSEELLNIFEMPAGSAAPNYDQHKKLYTAESFLKMEEGVANCLQYEKPYKLELDIYTAKGNLRHIISRGKPIKDKNYNVIGCYGTAQDVTEQKKIRDNIARAEKMYRLLTDNSNDLICLHKLDSTFKYISPSIKSILGYNEPELIETLGFNIIHKDDVNYFRESIEKRVLKLTPNDTFFCRAMHKKGYSIWIECSISVIYLDNKIDFILTSSRDVTEKIFAQQKIERYQESLQKLTTEITLIEEKQKKEIASNIHDHLSQSLVISNMKIKELRKLPELQTIDEELGFIYEHISDALVNSRNITSELSPPILYQLGIIEALYWLLESIETKHKIKGQINENIDKIILDDVQSILLYRSVQELLNNIIKYAQATLITIDLNKTELGVDIIIRDNGIGFNTEKLNNHYTKDEKGSGFGLFTVQERIKNIKGEINISSIINKGTTVKIFIPISN
- a CDS encoding FAD-dependent oxidoreductase, producing MILDCLIIGGGVSGMQCALVLGSAKDKPYTTNKKISIIMHQKASHLENALFNNVLGLSPKTLGKDILVDGKAQLTSLYPHINQLENEKVISIDKNNDTYIITTNKEVHYAKIVVLALNYSKPFTIKGLDDFLIPHKKANPEKDRIQLKNKDHCIKEGLYCCGTIAGHRSQFAIASGSGASVATDILTIWNNGNHAKVHDKSMM
- a CDS encoding response regulator, with the translated sequence MKSKLKNLLIVEDNTLIGKSIVDATKQIIGIENLHLATSLQEAINLVNETEFKLIILDLSLPDGNGLELLKILRDKESNNKVLVFSTNTHLKGVCLKYGAYAFFDKANDFDSLIETIRAEH
- a CDS encoding tetratricopeptide repeat protein, with amino-acid sequence MFCFFISVTTAQKKKADFNTQIDSILKTRPTTYKGINLYLRPFRRDTAKLKILADKFEKSNYLDGKAYVENLLGIQYRNYSLYPKAITAHTFALETAQRAKSIEFEVFSLNMLGVDYRKMDANRTALDYNHEALKLAETVAEPNLGLRRSIAVSLNSMGNIYLLLKQYDLAIERFKKSQEIEKSINNELGLAINYQNIGYAKDAQGKTEEALSYFQKSLAINNKVNNTFGQIICKSSIANMYIKQGNPNKAIELLKVNLVTAEKLGNKKYLSYEYLNLGWAQSKLGLYSKAEKNLNIGLNIAKEYNLSSSLSYAYSHLSELYESKNDYETALKFYKLSDEFEKKISNERTIQYVNDLIIKYDSERQDNEIKNLAKQNEIAQLQLIKNRNIWVIVLGSFISVISILYFLYRQRLLQNQKRILTLEQDVLRTQMNPHFIFNALNSIKHYIINNEQKNAVRYLNKFSKLVRKILESSTLKEVSLQEELETMDLYMNIENIRFSNEIDYTINVDESLNLSKIKVPPLVLQPFLENALWHGLSSKKGDKKIILSVFKPSDDFIQIDIEDNGIGRTASAKIKSEKVINRKSIGIDLTKERLQNFIKDFQNPFSLIFDDLFDDKKNPKGTKVALKIPIS
- a CDS encoding response regulator; the encoded protein is MSNLKEIKIILADDHKLLRDGLKNIIEQRSNMQIIAEASNGREVVKLCTKITPDVIIMDVSMPDLNGVEAARQILKSSPEIKIIGLSMHSSKQFIRGMFKAGAFGYLLKDGDSDELITAITTVMQHKRYLSKGVNQDFLNLFKKGEGIEKEPLSTREKEVLQLIAEGKSSKIIGEKLFLSSKTVDVHRNNIMKKIDLYTIPELTKYAIQKGLTSLEL